In a genomic window of Alteromonas gilva:
- a CDS encoding PepSY domain-containing protein, producing MFRAVVMGSFLVLLAASSNPAVAQQNQKVPVTNSTQAAQQAKRHIEGRVLKVDKQKSSYRVKMLKKSGRVVTLDVDKRSGKVKPSKTKDDN from the coding sequence ATGTTCAGAGCCGTCGTAATGGGTTCTTTTTTAGTACTGTTGGCAGCCAGTTCCAATCCGGCGGTGGCGCAGCAAAACCAAAAAGTCCCGGTAACCAATTCAACACAAGCTGCCCAGCAAGCCAAACGGCATATTGAAGGGCGGGTGCTGAAGGTCGACAAGCAAAAAAGCTCCTACCGGGTAAAAATGCTTAAAAAATCTGGTCGGGTGGTTACGCTTGACGTAGACAAACGCTCAGGCAAAGTTAAACCCAGTAAAACCAAGGACGATAATTAG
- a CDS encoding DUF6136 family protein codes for MRYWQFRLKVYQQTLKDWLNSLRQASAALVALFPMALPALLLLPLLALGVLADNSSSSELYYYTLWGYLLLSFGWVSMQKEAINATRYALYDRALPAGSATRRFTHAGLLLYAANVFILGPLVVLLSMFYSHFHELLSVPLAESFAQLMPITGVLVLTGYYIVIATGSRRPWLSLGLLPLALAPLAGQLSEGLCLLGYAVAICAERLIPLPPVKVSGLPVGLWRFFLQRDLHYLKPTLLRVVVVLLLLILGNIFISNINQDSQGPAGAVMAVLLAVVIASKLLELRSLQARYHYYFHSLPLNRRQQILTMLFYAGGFAAPAFGIIAYIGVLWPVHWALLLLTYTVTQVGILTKPDYYLVFPLITAILTVIAYALFF; via the coding sequence GTGAGGTACTGGCAGTTTCGGCTTAAGGTATATCAACAAACGTTAAAAGACTGGCTTAATAGTTTGCGCCAGGCCAGTGCTGCGCTGGTGGCGCTGTTTCCGATGGCCCTACCAGCACTGTTGTTACTGCCGCTGCTGGCGTTAGGCGTGTTGGCTGATAATTCGAGTAGCAGCGAGCTCTATTATTATACGCTTTGGGGCTATTTACTGCTCAGCTTTGGTTGGGTCAGTATGCAAAAAGAGGCTATTAACGCCACCCGCTATGCGCTCTACGATCGCGCGTTACCTGCGGGCAGTGCGACGCGGCGATTCACCCACGCCGGCTTACTGTTATACGCCGCAAATGTCTTTATTTTAGGGCCCTTGGTGGTATTACTCAGTATGTTTTACAGTCACTTCCATGAACTGTTGAGTGTGCCGTTGGCGGAGTCTTTTGCGCAGTTAATGCCCATCACCGGTGTATTGGTACTCACCGGTTATTATATTGTCATCGCCACAGGCTCAAGGCGGCCCTGGCTTAGTTTAGGACTGCTGCCATTGGCACTTGCACCCCTGGCAGGGCAGCTGTCGGAGGGCTTATGTTTACTGGGCTACGCTGTGGCGATTTGTGCAGAGCGATTAATACCGTTGCCACCGGTTAAAGTCAGCGGCTTACCGGTTGGCTTATGGCGGTTTTTTTTACAACGCGATCTGCACTACTTAAAACCGACATTGTTACGCGTGGTTGTGGTGCTGCTGTTGCTGATCCTGGGCAATATTTTTATCAGCAATATTAACCAGGATTCGCAAGGGCCGGCCGGCGCGGTAATGGCCGTTTTACTGGCAGTGGTGATTGCCAGTAAGCTATTGGAGCTTAGATCTTTGCAAGCCCGGTACCATTATTATTTCCACAGTTTGCCGCTTAACCGGCGACAACAAATACTGACCATGCTGTTCTATGCAGGTGGTTTTGCTGCCCCTGCGTTTGGCATCATTGCCTATATTGGTGTGCTTTGGCCGGTGCACTGGGCACTGCTACTACTCACCTATACCGTTACGCAGGTGGGCATACTGACCAAACCGGATTATTACCTGGTGTTTCCGCTCATTACCGCCATCCTGACAGTTATTGCCTATGCGCTGTTTTTTTAG
- the trpCF gene encoding bifunctional indole-3-glycerol-phosphate synthase TrpC/phosphoribosylanthranilate isomerase TrpF, giving the protein MTDVLAKIVEDKRIELEARMAAAPLNTIKPGLKPSTKSLFEALNGANAGYIFECKKASPSKGLIREHFDLDEILAAYTPHAAGISVLTDEKYFQGSYDYLAYVTERVSQPVLNKDFFINDYQIYLARYYNADAVLLMLSVLDDESYRQLAAVADSLSLDILTEVSNEEEMHRAIALEAKIIGINNRDLRDLSTDLATTEKLVPLLKKATHEYVVISESGIYTHQDVLRLAPLCQGFLVGSALMAQQDLPLAVKQLVYGTVKICGMTNAEQIAHAFASGASYCGLIFATHSKRAVTAEQARDLVTTVPGNYVGVFVNQPLEMVLSIANELSLKAVQLHGDEDTMYRQHLKANLPADCEIWQAIGVAGELPYLTHALLDDDTLDKVLLDCQVGKQTGGTGQQFDWSVIHAELDLEKLVIAGGVNPQNVAAAQATGVAAVDVNSGVEDSPGNKSNQRVSELFTACRTY; this is encoded by the coding sequence ATGACCGATGTACTTGCAAAAATTGTTGAAGATAAACGCATTGAACTTGAAGCGCGCATGGCTGCTGCTCCACTCAACACCATCAAGCCAGGCCTCAAACCGTCAACAAAAAGTTTGTTTGAGGCGCTTAACGGCGCCAATGCCGGGTATATTTTTGAGTGTAAAAAGGCATCGCCTTCCAAAGGGCTAATCCGTGAACATTTTGATCTCGACGAGATACTGGCGGCCTACACGCCGCACGCGGCGGGAATTTCAGTGCTGACCGACGAAAAATATTTTCAGGGCAGCTACGACTACCTGGCCTATGTTACCGAACGCGTCAGCCAGCCGGTGCTTAACAAAGACTTTTTTATCAACGACTATCAGATTTATCTGGCCCGCTACTACAATGCTGATGCAGTGTTGCTGATGCTGTCGGTCCTCGACGACGAGAGTTATCGCCAACTGGCAGCCGTGGCGGACAGTCTGAGCCTGGATATACTCACCGAGGTGAGTAACGAAGAGGAAATGCATCGCGCCATCGCCCTTGAAGCCAAAATTATTGGCATAAACAACCGCGATTTGCGCGATCTCTCTACCGATTTAGCGACCACTGAAAAACTGGTGCCCTTATTGAAGAAAGCCACCCACGAGTACGTGGTAATTAGCGAATCTGGTATTTACACTCACCAGGATGTACTGCGTCTGGCGCCATTGTGCCAGGGCTTTTTGGTAGGCAGCGCGCTGATGGCACAACAGGATTTACCGTTAGCGGTAAAACAGTTGGTGTACGGCACCGTTAAAATCTGCGGTATGACAAATGCCGAGCAGATCGCTCATGCCTTCGCCAGTGGGGCCAGTTATTGCGGGTTAATTTTTGCCACCCACTCAAAACGAGCAGTAACGGCCGAGCAGGCTCGTGACCTGGTCACTACCGTGCCCGGCAACTACGTGGGTGTGTTTGTTAATCAACCTCTGGAAATGGTACTCAGTATTGCCAACGAGTTGTCGCTGAAAGCCGTTCAGCTCCACGGTGACGAAGACACCATGTACCGACAACACCTCAAGGCTAACCTGCCTGCCGATTGCGAAATATGGCAGGCCATTGGCGTCGCCGGAGAACTGCCCTATTTGACCCACGCATTACTCGACGATGACACGCTCGACAAGGTACTGCTGGATTGTCAGGTTGGCAAACAAACCGGTGGCACCGGCCAACAATTTGACTGGTCGGTGATCCATGCAGAGCTCGATCTCGAAAAACTAGTTATCGCTGGCGGCGTTAATCCACAAAATGTGGCGGCTGCACAGGCAACAGGCGTCGCCGCTGTCGATGTCAACTCTGGTGTTGAAGACAGCCCGGGCAATAAATCTAATCAACGCGTTAGCGAACTCTTTACAGCTTGCCGGACCTACTAG
- a CDS encoding YciI family protein has protein sequence MYYMICATDKPDTLAQRLAARPAHLARLNALKEEGKLLIAGPFPAIDSEDPGAAGFTGSLVVAEFASLDEANAWAGADPYIEAGVYGDVVVKPYKKVLP, from the coding sequence ATGTATTATATGATTTGCGCCACAGACAAGCCCGACACGCTGGCACAGCGCCTCGCCGCGCGTCCGGCGCATCTGGCCCGCCTGAATGCCCTAAAAGAAGAAGGTAAACTGTTAATTGCCGGCCCCTTTCCGGCTATCGACAGTGAAGATCCCGGCGCTGCCGGTTTCACCGGCTCATTAGTGGTTGCGGAATTTGCCAGCCTTGATGAGGCCAACGCCTGGGCCGGGGCCGACCCGTACATCGAAGCCGGGGTATATGGGGATGTGGTGGTAAAACCCTATAAAAAGGTGCTGCCCTGA
- the trpB gene encoding tryptophan synthase subunit beta — protein sequence MNQLDTKFGEFGGMYVPELLIPALDQLEAAFLDAKDDPEFNAEFMLLLKDYAGRPTAMTLTRNLVSNPKVKLYLKREDLLHGGAHKTNQVLGQALLTKRMGKSEVIAETGAGQHGVATALACALLGLKARIYMGAKDVERQSPNVFRMRLMGAEVIPVNSGSGTLKDAVNEAMRDWSANYDKAHYLLGTAAGPHPFPTIVREYHRMIGEETRAQILEKEGRLPDAVVACVGGGSNAIGMFADFIDEPSVRLVGVEPAGKGLHTKEHGATICTGSKGILHGAFTYIMQNPDGQIEESYSVSAGLDYPAVGPQHAYLSDIGRAEYVSVTDDEALNAFQLLARKEGIIPALESSHALAYALNMADEAEEDTIIVVNLSGRGDKDLGHVINILGDQVNG from the coding sequence ATGAATCAGCTAGACACAAAATTTGGGGAATTCGGTGGCATGTATGTGCCAGAGTTACTTATTCCCGCACTGGATCAGCTCGAAGCCGCATTTTTAGATGCGAAAGACGATCCTGAATTTAACGCCGAGTTTATGTTACTCTTAAAGGATTATGCTGGCCGCCCCACCGCCATGACACTGACCCGCAACCTGGTATCAAATCCCAAGGTTAAGCTTTATCTGAAGCGCGAGGATTTGCTCCATGGCGGCGCCCACAAGACCAATCAGGTGTTGGGGCAGGCACTACTCACCAAACGCATGGGTAAATCCGAAGTCATTGCCGAAACCGGCGCAGGACAACACGGCGTAGCAACTGCACTGGCATGTGCCTTACTCGGCCTTAAGGCGCGTATTTACATGGGCGCAAAAGATGTTGAAAGACAGTCGCCCAATGTCTTCAGAATGCGCTTAATGGGCGCCGAGGTCATTCCGGTTAACTCCGGTTCCGGTACCTTAAAGGATGCCGTTAATGAAGCCATGCGCGACTGGTCAGCCAACTACGACAAAGCCCATTATTTACTTGGCACCGCGGCAGGCCCGCACCCGTTCCCAACCATTGTTCGTGAATATCACCGCATGATAGGCGAAGAGACCCGCGCGCAAATACTCGAAAAAGAAGGCCGTTTACCCGACGCGGTAGTAGCCTGTGTGGGCGGCGGCTCCAATGCGATTGGCATGTTTGCCGACTTTATCGACGAACCATCGGTGCGTCTGGTTGGCGTGGAACCCGCCGGCAAAGGCCTGCACACTAAAGAGCACGGCGCTACAATTTGTACGGGGTCGAAAGGTATTCTGCATGGTGCGTTTACCTATATTATGCAGAACCCCGACGGTCAGATTGAAGAAAGCTATTCAGTTTCAGCCGGCCTCGACTACCCGGCTGTGGGCCCGCAACATGCGTATTTATCGGATATCGGCCGCGCTGAATATGTCTCGGTGACCGATGACGAAGCCCTCAACGCGTTTCAGTTGTTGGCGCGCAAAGAAGGTATTATTCCGGCGCTGGAGTCCTCTCACGCACTCGCCTACGCACTGAATATGGCCGACGAAGCAGAAGAGGACACTATTATTGTGGTGAATCTTTCCGGCCGTGGCGATAAAGATCTTGGACACGTAATCAATATTCTTGGAGATCAGGTTAATGGATAG
- a CDS encoding TIGR01777 family oxidoreductase: MHIFITGGTGLIGRQLIEQLHRQHSITVLSRNANAARKALPGDVKVIADIDTLSDFNDFDAVINLAGEPIADKRWSEQQKYRICQSRWQLTSSIANKLDASDKPPAVFISGSAIGYYGRQGDTPITENNHQAHQEFTHEVCQQWESIAQSVSNTCRVCILRTGVVLAPDGGALSKMRLPFKLGLGGRIGSGKQYMSWIHIDDMVAGILFLLSQPELSGPFNFTAPNPVTNQTFIKAFASALNRPAFFPMPAPVLKLAMGEAADLLLTGQRVLPQKLQEAGFQFKYEDIDAAFADTES; this comes from the coding sequence ATGCATATCTTTATTACCGGTGGAACCGGGTTAATAGGTCGGCAGTTAATTGAGCAACTACACCGACAACATTCCATTACCGTGCTCAGCCGCAATGCAAATGCTGCACGTAAAGCACTCCCTGGCGACGTTAAGGTCATTGCTGATATTGATACCCTGAGTGATTTCAACGACTTCGATGCGGTCATTAACCTGGCGGGTGAACCCATTGCCGATAAACGCTGGAGCGAGCAGCAAAAGTACCGGATATGCCAGAGTCGCTGGCAGCTCACCTCATCGATTGCCAACAAACTTGACGCCTCTGATAAGCCGCCGGCGGTTTTCATTTCAGGATCAGCCATCGGCTATTATGGCCGCCAGGGTGATACGCCGATAACCGAGAATAACCATCAAGCCCACCAGGAATTTACCCATGAAGTGTGTCAGCAGTGGGAGAGCATTGCCCAATCGGTGAGTAATACCTGCCGGGTTTGCATACTGCGCACCGGTGTTGTGCTGGCACCGGACGGTGGCGCGTTAAGTAAAATGCGGCTGCCATTTAAACTGGGGCTTGGCGGGCGCATCGGTAGTGGTAAGCAATACATGTCATGGATCCACATCGATGACATGGTGGCGGGCATTTTATTTTTGCTCTCCCAGCCAGAGCTCAGCGGGCCGTTTAATTTTACTGCGCCAAACCCGGTTACCAATCAAACCTTTATAAAGGCATTTGCCAGCGCATTAAACCGTCCGGCGTTTTTCCCTATGCCCGCCCCCGTCCTCAAACTCGCCATGGGCGAAGCGGCCGATCTGTTACTCACCGGTCAGCGAGTGCTGCCGCAAAAGTTGCAGGAGGCCGGTTTTCAGTTTAAGTACGAGGACATTGACGCAGCGTTTGCTGATACAGAGAGTTAA
- a CDS encoding AI-2E family transporter, translating to MSTQSPTVKAMFIFASLIIILAGIKAASTIMVPFFLSGFIAIACGPLILWMTKYRIPRAISITLVILLIVVFGFMLAGLVGQSLSEFQDNMPQYRQKLSGEFTWVVTQLETFNIHVDKDLIVSYLDPGMAMSMVTNFLSGMGGVLSNLFLILLTVIFMLFEAEGVPRRLHVALADPDMKMHHIDRFIHSVNSYLAIKTVVSLFTGLLAGTWLYFLGVDHYLLWGVLAFLFNYIPNIGSIIAAIPAVLMALVQYGGGEAGLVALGFLVINTVMGNLIEPRFMGRGLGLSTLVVFLSLIFWGWLLGSVGMLLSVPLTMIVKIALESREESRWLAILLSSDGEAVLAENKQDAAQ from the coding sequence ATGTCGACCCAATCGCCCACAGTAAAAGCCATGTTCATTTTTGCCAGCCTGATCATTATCCTGGCAGGTATTAAAGCTGCAAGTACCATAATGGTGCCGTTTTTCTTGTCCGGGTTTATTGCTATTGCCTGTGGGCCGCTGATCCTCTGGATGACGAAATACCGTATACCGCGCGCGATATCTATTACTCTAGTAATACTCCTGATAGTGGTTTTTGGTTTCATGCTGGCCGGATTAGTAGGACAGTCGCTAAGCGAGTTTCAGGATAATATGCCGCAATACCGGCAAAAGCTGTCTGGTGAATTTACCTGGGTTGTCACCCAGCTTGAAACCTTTAACATTCATGTCGATAAGGATCTCATTGTATCTTATCTGGATCCGGGCATGGCAATGTCGATGGTGACCAATTTTTTAAGCGGTATGGGTGGGGTACTATCAAACTTATTTTTAATTTTGCTCACTGTGATTTTTATGTTGTTTGAGGCCGAGGGCGTGCCACGCAGATTGCATGTGGCACTGGCAGATCCTGACATGAAAATGCACCACATCGATAGATTCATTCATTCGGTCAATAGTTACCTGGCAATTAAGACAGTCGTGAGTTTATTTACCGGCTTGTTAGCAGGGACCTGGCTGTACTTTCTTGGCGTGGATCACTATTTGCTCTGGGGCGTGCTGGCCTTTTTATTCAACTATATTCCTAATATAGGTTCGATTATTGCCGCCATACCTGCCGTACTTATGGCGTTAGTGCAATATGGTGGTGGCGAAGCCGGCCTGGTCGCCCTGGGCTTTTTGGTTATTAATACAGTGATGGGCAATCTTATTGAACCGCGCTTTATGGGGCGGGGCCTTGGGCTATCAACGCTGGTGGTTTTTTTATCGTTAATTTTTTGGGGCTGGCTGCTTGGCAGCGTAGGCATGTTATTGTCTGTACCGCTGACCATGATTGTAAAAATCGCCCTGGAGTCTCGCGAAGAAAGCCGCTGGCTGGCGATTTTACTGTCCAGTGATGGCGAAGCGGTACTGGCAGAAAATAAACAGGATGCCGCGCAATAA
- a CDS encoding ATP-binding protein, which yields MVNLSLRLRSLLIATLALIVFVPVTVFTLSQAYTSSLEQAKYSELKLMNLAMISVFEIDADIVQMPDMLYDEQLNLPDSGYLGVIALDNEVVWQSASAVTEITKQILPPAPAVGDEAFVRALQLTERETRFFAYSFTAEFDNGSQYVPVTFYVFNDRTAFLEERDTFLWSVWQYLGVLAISLLVFLMIGMNTLLRPVRLLIDEIRRTSTGTQERLTEHYPPEFTPLKLSINQLLSGEAEQRERYKNSLGDLAHSLKTPLAVVMGTKALPASAQEPLQQIDTLIQRQLKRAASGAGTWQQGVPVTPVIKQLISALNKVYRDKSLHLQVSGDDGLFYGDKTDLMEILGNLLDNACKAAHKRVDITVKQLPRHTELHINDDGPGIPARQVERILNRGQRLDAYTEGQGIGMAVVTDLLTAYEGKLTISRASLGGASIKLTFPAPLKQV from the coding sequence ATGGTAAACTTATCGCTACGACTTCGCAGTTTACTGATTGCGACGCTGGCGCTGATTGTGTTTGTGCCGGTCACGGTCTTTACGCTGTCTCAGGCTTATACCAGTAGTCTCGAACAGGCTAAATACAGTGAATTAAAACTCATGAACCTGGCGATGATTTCTGTCTTCGAAATTGACGCTGACATCGTGCAAATGCCCGATATGCTCTACGACGAACAGCTTAACCTGCCTGATTCGGGCTATCTGGGTGTGATTGCCCTGGATAACGAGGTGGTCTGGCAATCGGCCTCTGCGGTTACCGAAATAACCAAACAGATCCTGCCACCCGCCCCCGCGGTGGGTGATGAAGCGTTCGTCAGAGCGCTGCAGCTGACAGAGCGTGAAACACGTTTTTTTGCGTATTCGTTTACTGCTGAATTTGATAACGGCAGCCAGTATGTTCCGGTCACGTTTTATGTTTTTAACGATCGAACGGCCTTTTTAGAAGAACGTGACACGTTTTTGTGGTCGGTATGGCAATACCTGGGCGTGCTGGCTATCAGCCTGCTAGTCTTTTTAATGATTGGCATGAATACCCTGTTACGACCGGTACGCCTGTTGATTGACGAGATACGGCGTACCAGCACCGGCACGCAGGAACGTTTAACCGAGCATTATCCCCCCGAGTTCACCCCGCTAAAGCTGAGCATTAATCAGCTGTTGAGCGGCGAAGCTGAGCAACGTGAACGCTATAAAAATAGCCTTGGCGATCTGGCCCACAGCTTGAAAACTCCATTGGCAGTGGTGATGGGCACCAAGGCTCTGCCCGCTTCTGCACAGGAGCCTCTGCAACAAATTGATACGCTGATTCAGCGGCAATTAAAGCGCGCAGCATCAGGGGCCGGCACCTGGCAGCAGGGTGTGCCGGTAACACCGGTTATAAAACAATTAATCAGTGCACTAAATAAAGTCTATCGGGATAAGTCATTACACCTGCAAGTCAGCGGCGACGACGGTCTGTTTTATGGTGATAAAACCGACCTGATGGAAATCCTTGGAAATTTGCTGGACAACGCCTGCAAGGCGGCTCATAAACGCGTTGACATAACGGTTAAGCAACTCCCCCGCCATACTGAACTTCATATTAACGATGATGGCCCCGGCATACCGGCCCGACAGGTTGAACGCATCCTCAATCGCGGACAACGCCTTGACGCCTATACCGAAGGCCAGGGTATCGGCATGGCAGTCGTCACCGATCTGCTCACCGCGTATGAGGGTAAACTCACTATTAGCCGCGCCTCACTCGGTGGTGCTAGCATCAAACTGACGTTTCCAGCGCCGCTGAAGCAGGTATAG
- the trpD gene encoding anthranilate phosphoribosyltransferase: MAEYSEVINKLFNGQHMSQAESFSVFNQVMHGELSEVKLATLLTALKIQGESPNEIAGAASAMVSNARPFPAPEYEFGDIVGTGGDGHHTINISSAAALVAASCGIKVAKHGNRSVSSKSGSADFFRECGIKLEISPQTARQCLDTTNFCFLFAPVYHAGMRFAAPVRAEMKTRTLFNILGPLANPARPTFGVFGVYTPTLLDVYAQTLTLMGQQRALIVHGDGLDELALHGPTQIVEVDHGAIDHYTVTAADFGLTEAPISAIAGGEPHENRQLIEAALSGQGAKAHQEAIAMNAGALLKIAGQVATFKEGAQQALEAMANAAPITLIKQVAEHSQVEENA, from the coding sequence ATGGCTGAATACAGTGAGGTAATTAACAAATTATTTAACGGTCAACACATGAGCCAGGCCGAGTCTTTTTCTGTGTTTAACCAGGTGATGCATGGAGAGCTGTCAGAAGTAAAGCTGGCAACCTTATTAACGGCGCTTAAAATTCAGGGCGAGTCACCTAACGAAATCGCCGGTGCAGCCAGTGCTATGGTGTCAAATGCCCGACCTTTTCCGGCCCCTGAATACGAATTTGGTGACATCGTTGGTACAGGTGGTGATGGCCACCACACCATCAATATATCGAGTGCTGCGGCCTTAGTCGCTGCCAGTTGCGGTATAAAAGTGGCCAAACATGGTAATCGCAGTGTCTCGAGTAAATCAGGATCTGCTGATTTTTTCCGGGAGTGTGGTATTAAGCTTGAGATTTCGCCGCAAACAGCCAGGCAGTGCCTGGATACCACCAACTTCTGCTTCTTATTTGCCCCGGTGTATCATGCCGGTATGCGCTTTGCTGCGCCGGTTCGGGCAGAAATGAAGACCCGGACTTTGTTTAATATCCTCGGTCCGCTGGCGAATCCGGCGCGCCCCACGTTTGGTGTTTTTGGCGTATATACCCCGACATTGCTGGACGTTTATGCGCAAACCCTTACCCTGATGGGTCAGCAACGCGCCTTAATTGTCCACGGCGATGGCCTTGACGAACTGGCCCTGCACGGACCAACCCAGATTGTTGAAGTTGATCATGGCGCAATTGATCATTATACCGTTACGGCCGCTGATTTTGGCTTAACCGAAGCTCCCATCAGCGCTATTGCCGGCGGCGAACCCCATGAAAACCGCCAGCTGATAGAGGCGGCGCTGAGCGGACAAGGCGCCAAAGCTCATCAGGAAGCCATTGCCATGAACGCGGGCGCGCTATTGAAAATAGCCGGCCAGGTCGCAACCTTTAAAGAAGGTGCTCAACAGGCCCTTGAGGCCATGGCAAATGCCGCGCCCATAACCTTAATCAAACAAGTCGCTGAACACAGCCAGGTGGAAGAAAACGCATGA
- the trpA gene encoding tryptophan synthase subunit alpha, with protein MDRYATMFAQLSEQNAGAFVPFVMVGDPDIDTSEKIITQLIESGADALELGIPYSDPIADGPTIQKAAIRALDSKVTPSVCFELLSRVRQRFPDIPIGLLLYSNLVLAKGLDAFYQQAADAGVDSILIADVPIREAKRFVDTANAHNIKQIIIAPPNASDATMQSIGDLSDGYTYLLGRAGVTGAETAATMPAASLIEKLNSVNAAPALLGFGISNPEQVKHAIESGAAGAISGSATVNIIAEHLDDTPAMLKALDSFVRAMKAATRK; from the coding sequence ATGGATAGATATGCAACCATGTTTGCTCAGTTGTCAGAGCAAAATGCCGGCGCTTTTGTGCCTTTTGTAATGGTTGGGGATCCGGATATCGACACATCCGAGAAAATCATTACCCAGCTGATAGAAAGCGGCGCCGATGCCCTGGAACTCGGTATTCCTTATTCTGATCCAATTGCCGATGGCCCGACTATTCAAAAAGCCGCGATTCGCGCCCTCGACAGCAAAGTAACCCCCTCGGTATGCTTTGAGTTACTCAGCCGCGTTCGCCAGCGTTTTCCTGACATCCCGATTGGCTTGTTGCTATACAGCAACCTGGTGCTGGCAAAAGGGCTTGATGCCTTTTATCAACAGGCGGCTGACGCCGGTGTCGACTCTATTTTGATTGCAGATGTGCCTATTCGCGAGGCTAAACGCTTTGTGGACACCGCCAATGCGCATAACATTAAGCAAATCATTATTGCACCGCCGAATGCCTCCGACGCCACCATGCAGTCAATTGGCGACTTGTCTGATGGCTATACCTACTTGCTGGGCAGAGCGGGCGTTACCGGCGCAGAAACCGCTGCAACCATGCCTGCCGCCTCATTAATCGAAAAACTCAATAGTGTTAACGCGGCGCCGGCGTTACTGGGTTTTGGTATTTCCAACCCAGAGCAGGTGAAGCATGCCATCGAAAGCGGCGCTGCTGGCGCAATTTCAGGCTCGGCAACCGTCAACATCATTGCTGAACACCTCGACGACACACCGGCTATGCTTAAAGCGCTGGATAGCTTTGTCCGTGCAATGAAAGCCGCCACAAGGAAGTAA
- a CDS encoding response regulator transcription factor: protein MRILIAEDDSRLLMQLDSLFQQQGFSVDLADDGDKALFQLREVNYDLAIIDIGLPKLDGFDVIRQARSNDIITPVLILTARDRWQEKVEGLDAGADDYLTKPFHNEELLARVNALIRRASGQASSVIELGPIVLDIQGKEVRVNSRALELTAYEYKVMEYLMLHPHKVISKTELTEHIYDQDFDLDSNVIEVFIGRLRKKIDPENRLKPIETMRGRGYRINRELAQPSNV from the coding sequence ATGAGAATTTTAATCGCAGAAGACGACAGCCGTTTGCTGATGCAATTGGACTCACTTTTTCAACAACAGGGGTTCAGTGTTGATTTGGCCGACGATGGTGACAAGGCGCTGTTTCAACTCCGGGAAGTTAATTACGATCTGGCTATTATTGATATTGGCTTACCCAAACTGGATGGCTTTGATGTAATTCGTCAGGCACGCAGCAATGACATCATTACCCCGGTGCTTATCTTAACCGCTCGTGACCGCTGGCAGGAAAAAGTAGAAGGACTGGATGCGGGCGCCGATGATTATCTGACCAAGCCGTTTCACAATGAAGAGCTATTGGCGCGGGTTAACGCGCTGATCCGCCGGGCCTCCGGTCAGGCAAGCTCAGTGATAGAGTTAGGCCCCATAGTGCTGGATATCCAGGGCAAAGAGGTACGGGTTAATTCTCGCGCACTGGAGCTTACTGCTTACGAATACAAGGTAATGGAATACCTGATGTTACACCCCCACAAAGTCATTTCTAAAACCGAGTTGACCGAACATATCTACGATCAGGACTTTGATCTCGACAGTAATGTGATTGAGGTATTTATTGGTCGCCTGCGCAAAAAAATCGATCCGGAAAACCGCTTAAAACCCATCGAAACCATGCGTGGCCGTGGCTATCGAATTAACCGAGAGCTAGCTCAACCGAGTAACGTCTGA